The Streptomyces sp. NBC_01142 genomic interval CTTCACCTCCCGGGCCGACAAGCTCTACTTCCTGTGCGAAGTGGCCTGGGAGATGATCTCCACCGAGCGGTTGACACTGAACTACCGTGAGTTTCCAGAACGGTTGCGCGCCTGCTTCGGGGCGGCCGTGGCGACCCAGAAGGACCTGGACTTCTGGGAACAGGACATGCGGAACCAGGGCATGCTGGTCCGCAATTCCGAGGGAGACTACGGGCCCGCGCACAAGTCGCTTCTTGAATTCCTGGTCGCGTTCAAGTTCGCGGCGGAACTGGGAGTTCTCTCCGGGGACTTCCTGGAAATGTTCCCGGCGGAGGCGGAGGCGGAGGCACGGGAGGCCAAGGAGCGGACCTGGTCGGAATACTTCTCCGCCCGTGGCAGGGACGGGCGGCTGCCCGCGCTGTCACGGTTCTCCCCCGAGTCTGTCGACCGGCTCCGGAACTCCTTCGGAGCGGGCCCACTGGGGACGGAGGTCTTCGGCTTTCTGACGGCCATGACCGACGGCGGGCAGGAGGTGTGGACACTGCTGACCGACATCATCCGGGAAACGGCCAACGGCACACCGGAGGCCGGCTACGTCGGCGGCAACTGTGCGAATCTCGTGGTGGCTGCCGGGGGCGACTTCGACGGCGCGATGCTCGCGAGGACCGACCTGAGTGGCTTCACCCCCGCCGGATTCAACCTCACGGCCTCCATGAAGGGGGCGGATCTGCGGTCCGCGAACCTGTTGGAATCAAACCTGCCCGATGTGGTTCTCACGGGTGCGGATCTGCGCGGCGCCGCGCTCGAGGGTGAAGCGTTGATGCTCATGGACCGTGTGGTGACGCAGCTGATCGCTCACCCCGGCGGCGCGATCACCGCCCGGGCCGGCTGGGAGGTGTTCCACTGGCCCGACGGTGATATCGAGAGTGTTCCACTGCGCCATGACCTGCCCGATATGGGGGACAGCTGGGAATGGGGCAGGAGCTGCCGGATCCTTTCCTGGGGCCGGAACGACTGGGCGTACGCCAACGATGCCGTTGCGGCTGTCGTCGACTCGGTGACTGGGCAGCCCCGCCTCGACCTCCCGGCGAGCTCACTGGTGAGCCTGGTCTGGCACGGTACAACCGCAGTGCTGGTGCACCGGGAGGGTGATGCCCACGCGCAGGTGGTCGACCCGGTGAGCAAAGAGACTCTGGCAGAACTGACCGTTCCGGGCGATCCGGAGAATGCGGGCTTCGGGGTTCACCAGGACGGCATTTCGGCCTGGTCCCTCAAGGGTGATCTCTTCCGCGTCCATCTCTGCCGGACCGGGACAGCGGCATGGGAGAGCGTGTACCGCACTCGGCTGTCGAGCGGAAGGCGCACTGTCTGCAGCGATGCGCGCGGCGTGCTCGTTGACGACCACGAGGACGGCAGGGGTGTGGCAGTCGATCTGCGTAGCGGCCGGGTGCTCGAACTGGCCATGGACGACATCGAGTTGTCGGGCAACCTGTTCGAAGTGGCAGTCTCCGGTGACACGGGCCGAGTCTTCCTGGTCGGAGACCCCGGAGTGACCATCTGGGCTGCTCCAGGGGTGGCACCCGTCAAGCCTCTGCAGGTCACGAGTGCGCTGGGGGTGGCAGGAGTACATGTGACGGACGACGGAGAGCGGTTGCTGACCGGTTCCCACGCGGGCGAGGTCATGGTCCGGGACCCTGCGACGGGCGCGGCCCTGTCCCGCGTTTCCCTGAACCCGAACTTTCAGGGCGCCCGCTTCTCCCGTGACTGCGGCCTGGAACCCCATGTCCTCGACGCCATCGAGCTTGCCGGCGGCATCGTCACCGGCTGACAGGCCCGTGCAGCCGGTCGCCGGCCGCCAGGATCGCCGAGGCCAGCGCGTCCGCGGCCTCCTGGGAGGCGTCGCGGCGGGGGCCGTGCAGCAGGACGAAGTCCACGGTGCCCAGCTCCGGGAGACCGGCGCGGTCGGAGACCGGGATCAGGCCGGGCGGGATCAGACCGCGGGTGTGGGCCATCACTCCGAGGCCCGCGCGGGCGGCGGCGACCAGTCCGCTGAGACTGCCGCTGGTGCAGGCGATGCGCCACGGGCGGCCGTGGCGTTCCAGGACGTCGAGTGCGCGGGCCCGGGTGACGGCCGGGGGCGGGAAGAGGATCAGCGGGACGGGGCGGTCCGGATCGATACGTACACCCTTGGCCGCGATCCAGATCATGCGATCGCGCCAGACCAGTTCGCCGTGGGTGTCGCCCGCCTGCCGCTTGGCGAGCACCAGGTCGAGACGGCCCGCCGCCAGCCGCTCGTGCAGGGTGCCCGACAGCTCGACGGTGAGCTCCATGTCGACGTCCGGGTGGTCGCGGCGGAACGACTCCAGGATCTCGGGGAGCCGGGTCAGTACGAAGTCCTCGGAGGCCCCGAAACGCAGCCGGCCGCGCAGCCGCGTACCGGTGAAGAACGCCGACGCACGCTCGTGCGCCTGCAGGATCGTCCGGGCGAAGCCGAGCATCGCCTCGCCGTCCTCGGTGAGCTCCACGCTGTGGGTGTCGCGGGTGAACAGCTGCCGGCCGGTCGCGTCCTCCAGCCGGCGCACATGCTGGCTCACCGTCGACTGGCGCAGGCCGAGACGGTGGGCGGCCTGGGTGAAGCTCAGGGTCTGGGCGACCGCGAGGAAGGTACGCAGCTGCGCCGGGTCGTACATGGCTCGAGCCTAGGCTGCCCGCCCCTCCTGCCGCATGCATCGTCCGACCTGCACCATGGTGTGTCGCCGCCCGTATGCATGTCCTGCCGGGCGCGGCCGTCCGCCGTCAGCCGGCCATCAGCGTGCCCATCCACTCCTCGATCGCGTCCGGTGTGCGCGGCAGCGCGCCCGACATCAGCCGGGCTCCGTTCGCGGTGATGACCAGGTCGTCCTCGATGCGTACGCCGATGCCGCGCAGCTCCGGCGGCAGTGTCTCGTCGTCGGGCTGGAGATAGAGCCCCGGTTCGACGGTGAGGACCTGGCCCTCTTCCAGTACGCCGTCGAGGTAGGTCTCGGCGCGGGCCTTGGCGCAGTCATGGACGTCGAGGCCGAGCATATGACCACTGCTGCACAGGGTGTAACGGCGGTGGAGGTCGCCCTCGGGGCTCTTCAGCACGCCCCACTCCGTCAGCCCCTCCGCGATGACCTGCATACCGGCACGGTGGAAGTCACCGAAGCTCGCCCCCGGCCTCAGCGCCGCGATCCCCGCGTCCTGTGCGGCCAGGACCAGGTCGTACACCTGGCGTTGCACGGGGGAGTAGCGCCCGGACAGGGGGAGCGTACGGGTGATGTCGGCCGTGTACAGGGTGCCGGTCTCCACACCGGCATCCAGCAGCAGGAGCTGGGCGGGGTCCAGGGCGCCGTCGTTGCGGATCCAGTGCAGTACGCAGGCGTGCGCGCCGGAGGCGGCGATCGTGTCGTACCCCGTGCCGTTGCCTTCGGTGCGGGCCCGCAGTCCGAAGACGCCCTCGATCCAGCGCTCACCGCGCGGGTGGGCCAGTGCCCGCGGCAGCGTGCGTACGACATCCTCGAATCCGGCGGTGGTGTGGTCGACGGCGAGCTGTAGCTGGCCGACCTCCCAGGCGTCCTTGACGAGGCGCAGTTCGGAGAGCGCGGTGGCCAGGTCCGCATCGCGGGAGGCGTCGCGGCCCGGGGGCAGGCTGTCCAGGGTGTCCAGGTGCTCGCAGCGGATGCCGGTGAGCCGCTCCGCTTCGGCGAGGTCGGGGCGGCGGCCCACCCAGAACTCGCCGTACCGGCGGTCGCGGTAGAACTCGTCGCCGCCGCGCGAGGACCGCGGTCGCAGATACAGCACCGCCTCATGGCCGTGCGGACCGGACGGCTCCAGGACCAGTACATGACCTGGCTGGTCCTCACCGGTGAGTCCGGTCAGCCAGGCGTAGGCACTGTGCGGCCTGAACCGGTGGTCGCAGTCGTTGGAGCGGACCTTCAGCTGCCCGGCGGGTATCAGCAGCCGCTCGCCGGGGAAGCGCGCGGACAGCCGGGTGCGACGGGCCGGGGTGACGGCGTGGGCGGGGGCCCGTACGTCGGCGGGCAGGGGGGAGGCTGCCCAGCCGGAACTCATGAAGGCGGCCAACTCCGCCGAGACGGGCAGGTCGTGGCTGCCGGTACGGATCGGCCGGAGCGGGGTGGCGGGCGAGGTGTGAGGCTCTGGACGGTCGGCCATCGGGACTCCCTGGGTGGGCAACGCGGGGGTGGCTCAAGCAGAACGAGGGCGCAGAGGTCTTGTCAGTGCAATTTCACATTACTATGTTACGGGTCACATCGCGATATGACTGCCCGTCAATCCCCATACAAAACACGGCATTTCGTGATGTATCGCACCGCTGTCACACCCACCCCTCACCTCCCACAGAGGAGCCCACAGGTGTCCCAGCCCAGACCCCTGCGCAGAACGGTGCTCAGCCCCCTGCGCAAAACCGTGCGCAAAACCGTGCGCAAGCCCGTACGCAGACCGCTGCTCGCCGGAGCCATCACCGTCGCCCTTCTTGTCCCGCTGGGGCAGGCGGCTCAGGCTTCACAGCACCGCCAGGAGCCGTCCGCCACAGTCGCCGCCAGACCTGGACCGGCCTCCGCGGCCGCCGTCGCACCGCACGGCGACAACCCCCATGACGAGGTCGAACGCCTCGCCCGGGCACCCAGGCCGACCGTCGAACCCGTCCCCGCCCCGGGCGAGTTGACGCAGGGCCGAATACCCGGCCGTCAGGGCCCCCGCAAAGCCGCCGCCCGCGCCACCGCCACTCTCGGCGCGGCCCGGGTGCCCTGCACTCTCGACGGTGTCACCGGCCTCGGGCCGGAGCAGTTCGCGGACTTCCTCGCCGACCCGGCTGTCACGGCCGACGGCTGTCTCAGCGGCCTCATCTGGACGTGGGACGCCCGGCTCGTACCGATCATGTCGGACGCCCATGTCCAGGCCGTGAGCCGGCGGATCTCCTCGCTGGCCGCCGCCCACGACGGCCGTAACTCCACCCATCTGCTGGAGATGTTCACCTATCTCCACGCGGTCGCCTACCACGACCACTCGCGCAGCGAGATAGACATCACCGACATCCCGACCGCCGAGGCCATGCGGCGCGCCATCAACGCCTTCGGCACCGCGGCCCGCACGTTCGATGTCACCAAGACCAACGCCGAGTCCCTGCGCGAGGCCCTCTACGCCGGCAGCGCCCCGGGTCTGCGGCACAGCCAACTGGTGCTGATCAAGAAGGTCCTGGCCACGATGGACAGGTACCACAAGGGCCAGTACGACAACGCCTCCTGGGGTGGCGCGGCGCTGGCCGCCCTGTCCGTGAACTACCTCGGCGTCTATCCTGGCAACCGCGACACCGCGTTCCACGCCGTCGTCACCCAGAACGCCTCCTACCGGGCGGCGTTCAGGGCCTTCGCGCAGCACACCCACCTCAAGGGGACCGCCAACGAGTGGGTGGTCCGCGACGCGCTCGGCGAGTACGGCAGGTTCGGGCAGATCCAGGCCCTGAAGGCACAGATCGTGCCCGACCTCGGCGCCCTGCTGCCCGTCGCGCAGAGCAACTTCGGCCACGGCAAGGCTCCCTGGGCCTCGCTCGTCTCCTGGCTCAACTTCTACGAGGCATGCAAGCCGTACGGGGTCTGCAAGGAGGACATCGAGCGGCTGATCTTCCCGTACACCTACACGTACGACAACGGAGCCATCAAGGTCCGCACCGGGCTCGACCGTGCCACCGTCGATCAGCTCTACTACGCGAGCAAGCAGGTCAAGGCGCACTTCCACCGGGTGCTCGGCAGCCTGCAGCCGCTGGCCGGCGACACCAACACCTCACTCAACATCGTGCTCTACGCCTCCCGCGCCGACTACGAGAACTACCACCCGATCCTCACCGGGATGGGTACCGACAACGGCGGCGTCTACATCGAGCGCGGCGCCACCTTCTACACGTACCAGCGCCGGGTCCCGCAGGACTCCTCGCTCACGCTCGAAGAGCTCTTCCGCCACGAGTACGCGCACTACCTCAACGGCCGTTGGGCGGTGCCCGGTTACTTCGGTGAAGGGCCCTGGTACAGCGGGGACCGCACCACCGCGATGGACGAGGGCACCGCGGAGTTCTTCGACGGCGCCACCCGGGACGACGGCATCGCGGTCCGCAAGTCCCTGGTCCGGAGCGTCATGAACGACACGGCGGGCGGCGGCCCCCGGATGACCGTCGACCAGCTGTTGCACGCCACCTACGACGGGGACGGCTTCCGCTTCTACAGCTACGCGGGCACCTTCTTCGAGTACCTGTGGACCGAGCGGCCCACCCTGCTCCGTGAGATGTACCGGCTGCTGCGGGCCGACGACCCGGCGGGTTTCGACGCCTGGCGCAACCGCCTCGGTGACGACTCCGCACTCCAGCGCGGCTACGACAGCTTCCTGGACGCACAGATCGCCAAGGTTGACGAGCTGTTCGTGCCGAACACCACGTACACGCCCAACGGGCAGCTGAGGGACCACTCGGTGGCAGGGGTCCGCTCCCTCTTCACCACGGCCACGTACTCCCAGCCGGACTGTGCGGAGGAGGGCGAAGCAGGCAAGCGGCGCTTCACCTGCACCGGAAGGATCACCGCCAACCTCGCCGAGGCCGGCAACCCGGACCGGGTCTTCCAGGACATGTCCGAGACGGTCGACTACTTCATCCTCGACCGGGCCGGCGCCGCGTCCAACAATCTCGCCGACATGAACTGCTCCTTCGGCGAGGTGGAGATCTGGGCCAACGGCCGTTCGGGTACTGCTCCTTACCGCTGTGAAGGTCCACTGCGCAGCTGATCCGGCACGCCTCGGGGACCGGGTCGGCGCACCGCCGCCCGGTCCCTTGACCCTCTCTAGAAATGTGACATATTACTGTCGTGCCCAACAGACACACCCTGGACGCCGTCATCATCGGCGCCGGCGTCGTCGGAGCGGCCTGCGCCTACTATGCGAGCCGCGCCGGCCTCGCCGTCGCCGTCGTCGACCGAGGCTCCGTCGCGGGCGGTACCACCGGCGCCGGGGAAGGCAATCTCCTCGTCTCCGACAAGGAGGCGGGCCCGGAGCTCGACCTCGCGCTGCTGTCCACCCGACTCTGGCGCGAACTCGCCGAAACTCTCCCACCGGAGACCGAGTACGAGCCCAAGGGCGGTCTCGTCGTGGCGCCCGACGAGACCGCTCTCACCGCCCTTCGCGCTTTCGCCGAAGGGCAGCGCGCGGCAGGCGCCGAGGCGTACGAAATCCCTCCCGACCGGCTCCGTGACCTCGAACCCCACCTGGCGGACGGTTCGGCGGGCGGCTTCCACTATCCGCAGGACGCCCAGGTCCAGCCCGCCCTCGCGGCGGCGCAACTGCTGCGCGCGGCAGGTCTCCTGGGCGCGCAGACCTACCTCGGTGAAGCAGTCACCGGCTTCCTCACCTCACCCGGCGGCGAGATCCGAGGCGTACGCACCCCGCACCGGGAACTCCTCGCACCCTCCGTCGTCAACGCCGCCGGCACCTGGGGAGGAGCGCTGGCCCGGCTGGCGGGCACCGAACTGCCCGTCCTCCCGCGCCGCGGCTTCGTGCTGGTCACCGAGCCGCTGCCGCGCGTGGTACGCCACAAGGTGTACGCCGCCGACTACATCGCCGATGTCGCCAGCGGCTCGGCCGCCCTCCAGTCCTCCGCCGTGGTCGAAGGCACACCGTCCGGGCCCGTCCTGATCGGCGCCACCCGGGAGCGCGTCGGCTTCGACCGCAGCCTCTCCACCGAGGCGCTGCGCCGCCTCGCCTCCCAGGCGGCTGTGCTCTTCCCGGTCCTGAGAGAGGTGCGCATCATGCGTACGTACCACGGCTTCCGGCCCTATCTGCCCGACCATCTGCCGGCCATCGGCCCCGACCCTCGGGTGCCCGGTCTCCTCCACGCCTGTGGTCACGAGGGCGCCGGCATCGGACTCGCCCCGGCCACCGGGCTGCTGATCGCAGCGGCACTGCGCGGGGAACAACCGGCTCTGGGGCTGGGGCCGTTCCGGCCCGAGCGATTCGACCGGGCGGGAAGCGACCGGACGGGAAGCGGCCGGACGGGAGAGAAACAGTGACCAGAACCCCTGCCTCCTTGGTGCGTGCCGAGCCCGGCCGTCCGTACGAGATCACCTTCGACGGCCGCCCGATCGATGCCCTGCCCGGACAGAGCGTCGCCGCCGCCCTCTGGTCCGCGGGCATCCTGGCCTGGCGCACCACCCGTGAAGGCGGCGAGCCACGCGGCGCCTTCTGCGGAATCGGCGCCTGCTACGACTGCCTCGCGACCATCAACGGCCGCCCCAACCAGCGCGCCTGTCTCGTCCCGGCCCGTCCGGGCGACGCGATCACCACCCAGGAGGGCACCGGCCATGACGACCTCGCCGTCTGAGCCCGCCACCCCGGCCGATCTCGCTGTCGTCGGCGCGGGACCCGCCGGGCTTGCCGCCGCGGTCACCGCCGCGGACCTCGGGCTGCGAGTGACGCTGCTCGATGCGGGGGAGCGGCCCGGCGGCCAGTTCTACCGGCATCCCGCACCCGGTCTCGGGGCCGCCAGGCCCGAAGCCCTGCACCACGCCTGGCGTGCCTTCGCCGGGCGCGCCGACCGGCTGGAAACGCACCGGCGCGCCGGACGGATCCGCTGCCTGCCCTCCCACCATGTGTGGACCGTGGTGCGGGAAGGCGACCGCTGGACCCTGCACGCCGTTGCCGGGGTGGAAGAGACTTCCGCCGCGGTCCGCGCGTCCGCCGTGCTGCTCGCGACCGGAGCGTACGAGCGCCAGCTGCCGTTTCCCGGCTGGACGCTGCCCGGCGTGGTCGGCGCGGGCGGCGCACAAGCCATGCTCAAGTCCGGTCTGGTGCTGCCCGGCAGGCGCATCGTGGTGGCCGGCAGCGGCCCCCTGCTGCTGGCCGTGGCCGGATCGCTGGCGGCAGCGGGCGCCACGGTCCCCGCCGTTGTGGAAGCGTCCTCCTACCGGGCGTACGCCGCCGAACTTCCGTCCCTGGTCCGTAATCCGGGCAAGCTCGTCGAGGGCGCGGTGCACGGCGGCGCACTGCTCAGGCACGGGGT includes:
- a CDS encoding collagenase, which produces MRKPVRRPLLAGAITVALLVPLGQAAQASQHRQEPSATVAARPGPASAAAVAPHGDNPHDEVERLARAPRPTVEPVPAPGELTQGRIPGRQGPRKAAARATATLGAARVPCTLDGVTGLGPEQFADFLADPAVTADGCLSGLIWTWDARLVPIMSDAHVQAVSRRISSLAAAHDGRNSTHLLEMFTYLHAVAYHDHSRSEIDITDIPTAEAMRRAINAFGTAARTFDVTKTNAESLREALYAGSAPGLRHSQLVLIKKVLATMDRYHKGQYDNASWGGAALAALSVNYLGVYPGNRDTAFHAVVTQNASYRAAFRAFAQHTHLKGTANEWVVRDALGEYGRFGQIQALKAQIVPDLGALLPVAQSNFGHGKAPWASLVSWLNFYEACKPYGVCKEDIERLIFPYTYTYDNGAIKVRTGLDRATVDQLYYASKQVKAHFHRVLGSLQPLAGDTNTSLNIVLYASRADYENYHPILTGMGTDNGGVYIERGATFYTYQRRVPQDSSLTLEELFRHEYAHYLNGRWAVPGYFGEGPWYSGDRTTAMDEGTAEFFDGATRDDGIAVRKSLVRSVMNDTAGGGPRMTVDQLLHATYDGDGFRFYSYAGTFFEYLWTERPTLLREMYRLLRADDPAGFDAWRNRLGDDSALQRGYDSFLDAQIAKVDELFVPNTTYTPNGQLRDHSVAGVRSLFTTATYSQPDCAEEGEAGKRRFTCTGRITANLAEAGNPDRVFQDMSETVDYFILDRAGAASNNLADMNCSFGEVEIWANGRSGTAPYRCEGPLRS
- a CDS encoding FAD-binding oxidoreductase, which produces MPNRHTLDAVIIGAGVVGAACAYYASRAGLAVAVVDRGSVAGGTTGAGEGNLLVSDKEAGPELDLALLSTRLWRELAETLPPETEYEPKGGLVVAPDETALTALRAFAEGQRAAGAEAYEIPPDRLRDLEPHLADGSAGGFHYPQDAQVQPALAAAQLLRAAGLLGAQTYLGEAVTGFLTSPGGEIRGVRTPHRELLAPSVVNAAGTWGGALARLAGTELPVLPRRGFVLVTEPLPRVVRHKVYAADYIADVASGSAALQSSAVVEGTPSGPVLIGATRERVGFDRSLSTEALRRLASQAAVLFPVLREVRIMRTYHGFRPYLPDHLPAIGPDPRVPGLLHACGHEGAGIGLAPATGLLIAAALRGEQPALGLGPFRPERFDRAGSDRTGSGRTGEKQ
- a CDS encoding aminopeptidase P family protein; amino-acid sequence: MADRPEPHTSPATPLRPIRTGSHDLPVSAELAAFMSSGWAASPLPADVRAPAHAVTPARRTRLSARFPGERLLIPAGQLKVRSNDCDHRFRPHSAYAWLTGLTGEDQPGHVLVLEPSGPHGHEAVLYLRPRSSRGGDEFYRDRRYGEFWVGRRPDLAEAERLTGIRCEHLDTLDSLPPGRDASRDADLATALSELRLVKDAWEVGQLQLAVDHTTAGFEDVVRTLPRALAHPRGERWIEGVFGLRARTEGNGTGYDTIAASGAHACVLHWIRNDGALDPAQLLLLDAGVETGTLYTADITRTLPLSGRYSPVQRQVYDLVLAAQDAGIAALRPGASFGDFHRAGMQVIAEGLTEWGVLKSPEGDLHRRYTLCSSGHMLGLDVHDCAKARAETYLDGVLEEGQVLTVEPGLYLQPDDETLPPELRGIGVRIEDDLVITANGARLMSGALPRTPDAIEEWMGTLMAG
- a CDS encoding NACHT domain-containing protein, whose translation is MGPVPAEIIAAAAGIVGKVVAKPASDAALRREAVIRALKRLRLDPKLPPRDFDSLYAYALIEYCYELPAPVLAFFRDPYVLEAFRRSFDGGNWSRLRREAAEALQRNAETGEFGHVGHGFEEHVDGFIATFQGLVDRSRAPHETRMENKLDMLAQVLRARDDEETHRQRIEPLRAEATPAERLRDDVRPWFDAVGYEVRRTWPAEDGSVAMLVHVPQRRPGRFETVVVLCVDGELAPHQLRILERLVDDHQADEGWGLAQLRISESARRRAAEAGDRLFCYTFDELIELEADFEPYITWVEAEVRRRGIDTRYVPLSCRKEEIDPATGEMLDTSVYDWRSGGLDSYVQGWLREPTREHLSLLGEFGMGKSWFALHLAGELARGWRDAKRKGVPRPRIPLVIPLRDYAKQTSVEALLSEFFFHQHAIGMRSFEVFRVLNRMGRLLLIFDGFDEMAARADRNVMVANFWELANAVEPGAKLLLSSRTEHFPHAREARDLLNAKLSTAASATPGQGPAFDIVELVPFDDEQVELMLGHVLDEAKVASVMEHRDVRDLMRRPVMSELVLDALPEIEQGAEVDLARIYLYAIRRKMDRDILAERTFTSRADKLYFLCEVAWEMISTERLTLNYREFPERLRACFGAAVATQKDLDFWEQDMRNQGMLVRNSEGDYGPAHKSLLEFLVAFKFAAELGVLSGDFLEMFPAEAEAEAREAKERTWSEYFSARGRDGRLPALSRFSPESVDRLRNSFGAGPLGTEVFGFLTAMTDGGQEVWTLLTDIIRETANGTPEAGYVGGNCANLVVAAGGDFDGAMLARTDLSGFTPAGFNLTASMKGADLRSANLLESNLPDVVLTGADLRGAALEGEALMLMDRVVTQLIAHPGGAITARAGWEVFHWPDGDIESVPLRHDLPDMGDSWEWGRSCRILSWGRNDWAYANDAVAAVVDSVTGQPRLDLPASSLVSLVWHGTTAVLVHREGDAHAQVVDPVSKETLAELTVPGDPENAGFGVHQDGISAWSLKGDLFRVHLCRTGTAAWESVYRTRLSSGRRTVCSDARGVLVDDHEDGRGVAVDLRSGRVLELAMDDIELSGNLFEVAVSGDTGRVFLVGDPGVTIWAAPGVAPVKPLQVTSALGVAGVHVTDDGERLLTGSHAGEVMVRDPATGAALSRVSLNPNFQGARFSRDCGLEPHVLDAIELAGGIVTG
- a CDS encoding (2Fe-2S)-binding protein, which gives rise to MTRTPASLVRAEPGRPYEITFDGRPIDALPGQSVAAALWSAGILAWRTTREGGEPRGAFCGIGACYDCLATINGRPNQRACLVPARPGDAITTQEGTGHDDLAV
- a CDS encoding LysR substrate-binding domain-containing protein; translation: MYDPAQLRTFLAVAQTLSFTQAAHRLGLRQSTVSQHVRRLEDATGRQLFTRDTHSVELTEDGEAMLGFARTILQAHERASAFFTGTRLRGRLRFGASEDFVLTRLPEILESFRRDHPDVDMELTVELSGTLHERLAAGRLDLVLAKRQAGDTHGELVWRDRMIWIAAKGVRIDPDRPVPLILFPPPAVTRARALDVLERHGRPWRIACTSGSLSGLVAAARAGLGVMAHTRGLIPPGLIPVSDRAGLPELGTVDFVLLHGPRRDASQEAADALASAILAAGDRLHGPVSR